The following coding sequences lie in one Manis javanica isolate MJ-LG chromosome X, MJ_LKY, whole genome shotgun sequence genomic window:
- the LOC108399222 gene encoding LOW QUALITY PROTEIN: coiled-coil domain-containing protein 169 (The sequence of the model RefSeq protein was modified relative to this genomic sequence to represent the inferred CDS: deleted 3 bases in 2 codons; substituted 2 bases at 2 genomic stop codons), translated as METICGNPSDILSSIHVYEQMPVESLNTLLRWLEKEKKSPESEVKIYALQLEHESRAYHKTIELQTYLAEMSQVSGSHQVSKRQQDLSFXEDQLHIMKGNLVKTVRLNPANQKIVTAKTGPEXKIKSNHLSKLNA; from the exons atggaaacaatctgTGGAAATCCTTCAGATATATTATCTTCTATTCATGTCTATGAGCAAATGCCAGTGGAATCCTTA AATACATTACTTAGAtggctagaaaaagaaaaaaagagtcctgAAAGTGAAGTGAAAATCTATGCACTTCAACTGGAGCATGAATCAAGGGCTTACCACAAGACCATTGAACTTCAAACATACCTAGCTGAAATGTCTCAGGTCTCTGGCTCACACCAAGTTTCTAAGAGGCAGCAG GATCTAAGTTTCTAAGAAGATCAGCTCCATATAATGAAAGGGAATCTAGTGAAAACAGTAAGACTTAATCCAGCTAATCAGAAGATAGTGACTGCCAAGACAGGAccagaataaaagataaaatcaaaCCATCTTTCAAAACTCAATGCATGA